A genomic segment from Armatimonadota bacterium encodes:
- a CDS encoding neutral/alkaline non-lysosomal ceramidase N-terminal domain-containing protein, with protein sequence MIPLFALLAAPLMRPARPIRPPKPLLAGVASVSITPPLAKMMVPLGGYAARRGAAATGVHDPIFARALVLAQGGRRVAVVSVDLCFLPAGITQAVRHDLVLRRHPLLAGALFLSATHTHSAPDPLAMDAANTFHFQGWSSFDGPLLRFTASRIALTIAEAADRLVPVRMAAAQASVKGLNRNRRGGPSIDRMMTVLTFQPVKAGRSACVVVFAAHPTLFSSSMMEISADWPGVMEAAVEQKLGQGSCCLFLNGAEGDAAPAGETGSTESERVTSYGRAVATQALRLAYRNDFVPAPRLALQPVRVSLPEPRPNGLYLLSASGLGITFEKAGELVRQLMPRATTISLIRLGPIVLAGLPCEPTGALGLSIEHDARLEGVRYPAVVALTNDWLAYALEASEYRLGNYEAGMSFYGSGLGSLLAASVKAALPQLVRERKARGTSLRRPPSGTQTNLR encoded by the coding sequence ATGATTCCGCTGTTCGCGCTTCTCGCGGCGCCGTTGATGCGACCCGCCCGGCCGATTCGACCACCGAAACCGCTACTTGCCGGAGTGGCTTCCGTCTCAATCACGCCACCGCTTGCAAAAATGATGGTTCCATTAGGTGGATATGCGGCCCGCCGTGGCGCGGCCGCCACCGGGGTTCACGATCCCATCTTCGCTCGTGCGCTTGTGTTAGCGCAGGGCGGGCGAAGGGTTGCTGTGGTCTCCGTCGATCTCTGCTTTCTACCAGCGGGCATCACGCAGGCCGTCAGGCATGACCTGGTACTTCGGCGCCATCCGCTCCTGGCCGGGGCGCTGTTCCTGAGCGCTACGCACACACACTCGGCGCCCGATCCGCTCGCGATGGATGCTGCGAACACGTTCCACTTTCAGGGTTGGTCGTCATTCGACGGCCCACTGTTGCGGTTTACCGCCTCCAGAATAGCCCTGACAATCGCGGAAGCCGCCGACAGGCTCGTGCCGGTACGCATGGCTGCAGCACAAGCAAGCGTTAAGGGCCTCAATCGCAACCGACGTGGTGGCCCATCCATCGACCGCATGATGACGGTGCTCACGTTCCAGCCCGTCAAGGCGGGTCGGAGTGCATGCGTGGTGGTGTTCGCGGCTCATCCCACGCTATTCAGCAGCTCCATGATGGAGATCAGCGCCGACTGGCCGGGAGTGATGGAAGCCGCCGTCGAACAGAAACTGGGACAGGGTAGTTGCTGCCTGTTCCTGAATGGGGCCGAGGGTGACGCGGCGCCGGCTGGTGAAACGGGATCCACCGAATCAGAACGGGTTACCAGCTACGGCCGCGCTGTGGCCACTCAGGCGCTGCGGCTGGCATATCGTAACGACTTCGTTCCGGCGCCGCGGCTCGCGCTCCAGCCCGTGCGCGTGTCGCTGCCGGAGCCCAGACCCAACGGCCTCTACCTGCTCTCGGCCTCCGGCCTCGGAATTACCTTCGAAAAGGCCGGTGAGCTGGTACGCCAACTCATGCCTCGCGCAACTACCATCAGTCTGATTCGCCTGGGACCCATCGTTCTTGCAGGCCTGCCTTGCGAACCGACTGGCGCGCTCGGACTAAGCATCGAGCACGATGCCAGGCTGGAAGGAGTGCGGTATCCGGCCGTGGTCGCTCTGACGAATGACTGGCTGGCATACGCCTTGGAAGCGTCGGAATACCGCCTGGGCAACTACGAAGCGGGAATGTCGTTTTACGGAAGCGGGCTGGGTTCTCTGCTGGCTGCGAGCGTCAAGGCTGCACTGCCGCAACTGGTTCGGGAGCGTAAAGCGCGAGGCACTTCGCTGCGCCGCCCGCCTTCAGGAACTCAGACAAATCTACGCTGA
- a CDS encoding Gfo/Idh/MocA family oxidoreductase, whose product MPNERANRPIRPERALTRRRLLQSSAGAVAGPLLVKEGVIGRHGKPGANDTIRLAYIGTGGRGMDHVEPGAAAVCDVDDGHIADALKKTGGNPFVTKDFRRILDRSDVDAVMIATPDHWHAVMTVMACQAGKDVYCEKPTAKTIEEGQAMIAAARKYGRIVQIGAQGRSQRYSHAACEYVRNGQIGQVSRVEVWHPTNWTDGWGKEEPAPSSLDWEMWLGPARSLPYNAAYCFFNFRWMMEFGAGFIRDRGNHVLSIVSWLMNVDRTGPVSVEATGMPSPDGVWDVPVTMNVTWKFENPAWTLTWGQPGDPKSFPGSTDKIEWGARYYGDKGELTVSGGDSSGTTEQKAFDYAPPPDGIHIPESLDHRQNWLDSIKTRKLPIMDVAIGHRVVTMPIIANISYRLGRPLRWDPAHEHFIGDGEANRLLSMPYRAPWRI is encoded by the coding sequence GTGCCAAACGAGCGAGCTAATAGACCGATCCGCCCCGAGAGGGCGCTAACGCGGCGCCGCCTGCTCCAGAGTTCGGCTGGAGCGGTTGCTGGACCATTGCTGGTGAAGGAAGGCGTGATCGGTCGCCATGGGAAACCGGGCGCCAATGACACGATCCGCCTCGCCTACATCGGTACCGGCGGCCGCGGAATGGACCATGTGGAGCCGGGCGCAGCGGCTGTTTGTGACGTTGACGACGGCCATATCGCAGACGCGCTGAAGAAGACCGGTGGCAATCCATTTGTTACGAAGGATTTCCGCCGGATTCTCGATCGGTCCGACGTAGACGCCGTGATGATCGCCACACCAGACCACTGGCATGCCGTTATGACGGTAATGGCCTGTCAGGCCGGCAAAGACGTCTACTGCGAGAAACCGACCGCCAAGACCATCGAGGAAGGCCAGGCGATGATCGCGGCGGCACGCAAATATGGCCGAATTGTGCAGATCGGAGCGCAGGGCCGGTCACAGCGATACTCCCACGCGGCATGCGAATACGTCCGGAATGGCCAGATTGGCCAGGTTTCGCGGGTGGAGGTTTGGCACCCGACCAACTGGACCGACGGCTGGGGCAAGGAGGAGCCTGCGCCGTCCAGCCTGGATTGGGAGATGTGGCTGGGACCCGCCCGTTCACTGCCGTACAATGCCGCCTACTGCTTCTTCAACTTCCGGTGGATGATGGAGTTTGGGGCCGGATTCATCCGTGATCGTGGTAACCACGTTTTGAGCATCGTCAGCTGGCTTATGAACGTCGACCGGACCGGGCCGGTCAGCGTGGAGGCGACCGGTATGCCGTCGCCGGATGGCGTGTGGGACGTGCCGGTGACGATGAATGTAACGTGGAAGTTTGAGAATCCTGCCTGGACCCTTACGTGGGGGCAGCCGGGCGATCCCAAGTCGTTTCCCGGCAGCACCGACAAGATCGAATGGGGCGCGCGCTATTACGGTGACAAGGGCGAACTCACCGTCTCCGGCGGAGACAGCAGCGGCACCACAGAGCAGAAGGCGTTTGACTATGCGCCGCCGCCGGACGGAATCCACATTCCCGAAAGCCTGGATCACCGGCAGAACTGGCTGGATAGCATCAAAACGCGGAAACTGCCCATCATGGACGTTGCAATCGGCCACCGCGTGGTGACGATGCCCATTATTGCGAACATATCCTACCGGTTGGGCCGTCCGCTTCGATGGGACCCGGCGCACGAGCACTTCATCGGAGATGGAGAGGCCAATCGGCTTCTTTCAATGCCCTACCGTGCGCCCTGGAGGATTTAA
- a CDS encoding phytanoyl-CoA dioxygenase family protein — protein MRQESISQEQAEFFNQNGYLIVRQALDRAELEAMQAAMERLVAFADKTRPNDPDYMFRAGHRTGASVLQRIEYVIDKDDTAKALLANPFILRSVETLQGPDLIPTWDSMVLKAPGEGIIVPWHRDAGTGGVGDRPIFNVDFYLDRADEENCVWVIPGSQAWPTPEVEAWLGEHRDREQSVEEFKSSRAVPAVMEPGDVLFHNILVLHGSPATTVNRWRRVVYYEFRPAHVELERGPHVPEYIPLKQKLLLACMRLRCDAAWLPKDERAFQYLPPAPFNTTELAPNETLDTYRYAHGDYWR, from the coding sequence ATGCGCCAGGAGAGTATTTCGCAGGAACAAGCAGAGTTCTTTAACCAGAACGGATACCTCATCGTCCGTCAAGCGCTGGATCGGGCGGAGCTGGAGGCGATGCAAGCAGCGATGGAGCGGCTGGTAGCGTTCGCAGACAAAACGCGGCCCAACGATCCGGACTACATGTTCCGAGCCGGCCATCGAACCGGTGCGAGCGTCTTGCAGCGCATTGAATACGTGATCGACAAAGATGACACTGCTAAAGCGCTTCTGGCGAATCCGTTTATTCTGCGGTCGGTGGAGACTCTACAGGGGCCGGACTTGATACCGACCTGGGACTCGATGGTGCTGAAGGCGCCCGGCGAAGGCATTATCGTTCCGTGGCACCGTGACGCAGGTACCGGCGGCGTGGGGGATCGGCCGATCTTCAACGTGGATTTCTATCTCGACCGCGCTGACGAAGAGAACTGCGTGTGGGTGATTCCTGGCAGTCAAGCCTGGCCCACGCCGGAAGTGGAAGCATGGTTGGGTGAGCACCGTGACCGCGAGCAGTCCGTCGAGGAGTTCAAATCAAGCCGGGCCGTACCAGCCGTGATGGAGCCGGGAGATGTGCTGTTCCACAACATCCTCGTGCTCCACGGCTCTCCCGCTACAACGGTGAATCGCTGGCGCCGCGTGGTCTACTACGAGTTTCGTCCGGCACACGTGGAGCTGGAGCGCGGGCCGCACGTGCCGGAATACATCCCCCTGAAGCAGAAACTGCTGCTGGCTTGCATGCGGCTGAGGTGCGACGCGGCATGGTTACCGAAGGACGAGCGAGCGTTTCAGTATTTGCCACCAGCGCCGTTCAACACCACGGAACTGGCGCCGAATGAAACACTGGACACCTACCGGTACGCACACGGTGACTACTGGCGTTAG
- the nagA gene encoding N-acetylglucosamine-6-phosphate deacetylase, protein MQSDFSIRAGMVLEPDGPPLHDAVIRVSHGRITEIVSAAGAGRAQIDAPECLAAPGFIDIHVHGGGGAWLMDGAVRSLEVVSRHLAQHGVTAYLVTTVTSPWDQHANAVAAARRYALSHQNGRDGAAVLGCHLEGPFINPLRKGAQPEAFIRPPSIAELESALGSDIEFVRIVTLAPEMVGAGDLIAYLGARGIVSSIGHTDATAEQVFAAVELGARHVTHCYNAMRGLSSRDPGVVGAAMAHPALSAELIWDNIHVHPTACMALVRAKGSSGIMLISDGIPGSGMADGYRFSLGGLKAEVREGAARLPDGTLAGSLLTLDVAWRNAGILDLQARTAMTSANAARAIGMAERKGALAPGRDADIVLLNQDGNVEVTIVAGRVVYAAPGFAATMLDDT, encoded by the coding sequence ATGCAGTCCGACTTCTCCATACGTGCCGGAATGGTGTTGGAGCCGGACGGCCCTCCGTTGCACGATGCGGTGATCCGGGTGAGCCACGGCCGCATTACGGAAATCGTTTCTGCCGCCGGTGCGGGCCGCGCACAAATCGATGCTCCGGAGTGCCTTGCAGCGCCGGGTTTCATCGACATCCACGTTCATGGCGGCGGCGGCGCGTGGTTAATGGACGGCGCCGTGCGGTCGCTCGAGGTCGTCTCCCGACATCTGGCGCAGCACGGTGTCACGGCCTATCTGGTTACTACCGTGACCTCGCCGTGGGATCAGCATGCGAATGCAGTGGCGGCGGCCCGCCGATACGCTCTCTCACATCAGAACGGTCGCGATGGCGCAGCGGTGCTCGGCTGTCACCTCGAGGGACCGTTTATCAATCCGCTCCGGAAAGGCGCGCAGCCCGAGGCGTTTATTCGTCCCCCATCCATTGCTGAGCTGGAGTCGGCCTTAGGCAGCGATATCGAGTTTGTTCGTATTGTTACGCTCGCTCCAGAAATGGTGGGAGCGGGTGATCTCATCGCCTATCTGGGAGCGAGAGGCATCGTCAGCTCGATCGGGCATACCGATGCGACGGCTGAGCAGGTGTTCGCTGCCGTGGAGCTTGGAGCGCGGCATGTTACGCATTGCTACAACGCAATGCGCGGCTTGAGCAGCCGCGATCCGGGTGTGGTTGGAGCGGCGATGGCGCATCCGGCATTATCGGCGGAGTTGATCTGGGATAACATTCACGTTCATCCAACCGCTTGTATGGCGCTGGTGCGCGCGAAGGGCTCCTCGGGCATCATGCTGATCTCCGATGGCATACCGGGATCCGGCATGGCGGACGGCTATCGCTTTTCGTTGGGCGGGCTCAAAGCCGAGGTACGTGAAGGGGCCGCCCGGCTTCCGGACGGCACTCTCGCCGGCAGCCTGCTCACGCTGGACGTGGCGTGGCGGAACGCCGGCATTCTTGACCTACAGGCGCGAACCGCCATGACGAGCGCCAACGCGGCTCGCGCCATCGGCATGGCCGAGCGTAAAGGAGCTTTGGCGCCCGGCAGGGATGCGGATATCGTGCTGCTGAATCAGGATGGCAATGTGGAGGTCACAATTGTGGCTGGCCGTGTCGTGTATGCCGCGCCAGGCTTCGCCGCCACAATGCTTGACGACACTTAG
- a CDS encoding amidohydrolase family protein: protein MSLEVQISTDLPIIETHQHISERGKGDRTFGWSGNNIENIVGAMSAAHVVAAILQPLGGAEDPIAVHREIAENMAAYPGHIFGIASLNIKEYGEDKTVRELEYCVKELGFVGIKLHGFSHGFAPNSPLGRVYFETADRLGVPLMGCVGAHGMPFTNPGLYADMALEFPDLKVVFAHLDYPVAEEAVSIARRQPNIYLSSSLSIPAYLRLALENCGPHKLLLASEDSGSIAAEIAKFAALGATDNELEQMLCTTPAEVFALKGRVASAPPNAPAVSMARQAGFVGTA, encoded by the coding sequence ATGAGCCTGGAAGTACAGATCTCCACCGATCTTCCGATCATCGAAACGCATCAGCACATCAGCGAGCGCGGCAAAGGCGATCGCACCTTCGGCTGGTCGGGCAACAACATTGAGAACATCGTGGGAGCCATGAGCGCGGCGCACGTGGTGGCGGCGATTCTGCAGCCGCTTGGCGGCGCGGAGGACCCGATCGCGGTTCACCGGGAGATCGCGGAGAACATGGCAGCCTACCCCGGTCACATCTTTGGCATCGCCAGCCTTAACATCAAGGAGTATGGCGAAGATAAAACCGTCCGTGAGCTGGAGTACTGTGTCAAGGAGCTTGGCTTCGTCGGTATCAAGCTCCACGGATTCAGCCACGGCTTCGCGCCGAACAGCCCGCTCGGTCGCGTCTATTTTGAAACCGCAGACCGGCTCGGCGTGCCGCTGATGGGATGCGTTGGCGCACACGGCATGCCGTTTACAAATCCGGGGCTGTATGCCGATATGGCGCTTGAGTTTCCCGACCTCAAGGTGGTCTTTGCGCATCTCGACTACCCGGTGGCGGAGGAGGCGGTGAGTATCGCGCGGCGACAGCCGAACATCTACCTCAGCTCCAGCCTTTCCATACCTGCGTACTTACGGTTGGCGCTTGAGAATTGCGGTCCGCACAAGCTGCTGTTGGCATCCGAAGACAGCGGCAGTATCGCCGCGGAGATAGCGAAATTCGCCGCGCTCGGGGCGACCGACAATGAGTTGGAGCAGATGCTCTGCACGACTCCCGCAGAAGTGTTCGCGCTGAAGGGGCGCGTTGCCTCAGCGCCGCCCAACGCGCCGGCCGTGAGTATGGCTCGTCAGGCCGGATTTGTGGGAACCGCTTAG
- a CDS encoding LysR family transcriptional regulator encodes MELRQLEAFAAVVHSGSFTQAGEERFLSQPAITRQIAALEREFRTQLLNRSGRVATCTPAGEKLIEFAVPLLRLAADAKRAVADVNLGVAGRLSVGASVTAATYILPPLIQRYRERWPGVELSIHTGASAAVAAQVVAGTVDVGIVTGLQYGRAFKVTRLAVYPTVVVLYPGHRLAEQAPSGNWALRLQDLAGAPLILMESGASLRTFVDRLLSTAGIQQQVTLELDNVEAIKHMIEARMGISLLPLVTVHREVQDGRLVAMALTDAPAAERELVAIQMPGRYTPRAVEAFLGVLQDGLAPTID; translated from the coding sequence ATGGAGTTACGGCAGTTGGAGGCGTTTGCGGCGGTTGTGCATTCTGGCAGCTTCACGCAAGCCGGCGAGGAGCGCTTTCTGAGCCAGCCGGCCATAACGCGTCAGATTGCTGCCCTTGAGCGGGAGTTTCGGACGCAGCTCCTGAACCGGTCGGGCCGCGTCGCGACGTGCACGCCTGCCGGCGAGAAGCTCATCGAATTTGCCGTGCCGCTACTCAGGCTCGCGGCAGACGCCAAACGGGCGGTGGCCGATGTGAATCTCGGCGTCGCCGGGCGGCTCTCCGTGGGCGCCAGCGTCACGGCAGCTACCTACATTTTGCCGCCACTTATCCAGCGCTACCGCGAACGGTGGCCGGGAGTTGAGTTGAGCATCCATACCGGCGCCTCCGCCGCGGTCGCCGCCCAGGTGGTTGCCGGCACGGTCGATGTTGGCATCGTCACGGGTCTGCAATATGGTCGCGCCTTTAAGGTAACGCGGCTCGCGGTGTACCCAACGGTTGTGGTTCTCTATCCCGGCCACCGGCTTGCTGAGCAGGCGCCATCCGGCAATTGGGCGCTGCGTCTGCAAGACCTGGCTGGAGCGCCGCTGATACTGATGGAATCGGGCGCCAGCTTGCGAACCTTTGTCGACCGGCTTCTGTCGACCGCCGGCATCCAACAGCAAGTAACGCTGGAGCTTGATAACGTGGAAGCCATCAAACACATGATCGAGGCGCGCATGGGCATCTCGCTCCTGCCGCTGGTCACCGTTCACCGTGAGGTGCAAGACGGTCGACTTGTTGCAATGGCGTTGACCGATGCACCGGCCGCCGAGCGGGAACTCGTGGCGATCCAAATGCCGGGCCGCTACACGCCGCGTGCCGTTGAGGCGTTTCTTGGCGTCTTGCAGGATGGTCTTGCGCCTACCATCGACTAA
- the acnA gene encoding aconitate hydratase AcnA, with translation MREPSMPNSFNALKELRVDDIHCKYFDLHALSAHGVRLSDLPFSQRILLENLLRNEDGVVITAEDVLALARREPTDRTQREIAFTPARVLLQDFTGVPCVVDLAAMRDAIRRLGGDPARINPLQPVELVIDHSVQVDAFGDGDAMAKNVEMEFRRNGERYAFLKWAQQSFHNFRVVPPSTGIVHQVNLEYLARLVFQSDQDGETLLYPDTVVGTDSHTTMVNGLGVLGWGVGGIEAEAAMLGQPMSMLIPDVVGVRLTSALAEGCTATDLVLTVTQILRSKGVVGKFVEFFGPGLASLPLADRATIGNMAPEYGATCGFFPADSVTLEYLRFTGRDRRNVAICEAFLKEQGLFHESDSPEAKYADVVNLDLGQIEPSIAGPRRPQDRIALAAAHTAWNEALPTLVPTSRPPSEGCAKATISVDGQNAEITDGVIAIAAITSCTNTSNPSVMIAAGLVARNAHQRGMTARPWVKTSLAPGSRVVTRYLDAAGLTEHLDAVGFDTVGYGCTTCIGNSGPLLPEVSRAVTEHGLVACSVLSGNRNFEGRIQSEVRANYLMSPPLVVAYALAGRMDIDLVVDPIGVDRSGANVYLRDLWPSQHEVRQVLDEALRSDMFVQNYAEVFRGDEHWNAIVAPKSSMFAWDKASTYVKCAPYFDDMLAEAPAEVPDIANARVLAMLGASITTDHISPAGSIRADSPAGQYLLEHAVPREMFNSYGSRRGNHEVMVRGTFANVRLRNLLAPGSEGGVTIYLPSGEMMSIYDASERYRAEGTPLVILAGAEYGSGSSRDWAAKGPHLQGVRAIIAESYERIHRSNLVGMGILPLQYTDGQTALSLGLTGHETISITGIGSAISGNAPTVQVEATLDGRAPARFETLMRIDTPRERDYYRHGGILLYVLRQLAQNPS, from the coding sequence ATGAGGGAGCCGTCAATGCCGAACAGTTTCAACGCACTCAAGGAACTCCGGGTCGATGATATTCATTGCAAGTACTTTGATCTGCACGCGTTGTCAGCGCACGGCGTCCGGCTGAGCGATTTGCCGTTTTCTCAGCGCATCCTGCTGGAAAACCTCCTCCGGAACGAGGATGGCGTGGTGATTACCGCTGAGGATGTTTTGGCTCTGGCGCGGCGAGAACCCACGGATCGGACGCAGCGCGAGATCGCGTTTACGCCGGCACGGGTGCTTCTTCAGGACTTCACCGGTGTGCCTTGCGTTGTCGATCTCGCAGCCATGCGTGATGCAATCCGTCGGCTGGGCGGTGACCCGGCACGGATCAACCCGCTGCAGCCCGTGGAGCTGGTTATCGACCACTCGGTTCAGGTGGACGCATTTGGCGACGGTGACGCGATGGCGAAAAACGTCGAGATGGAGTTCCGACGGAACGGCGAGCGGTACGCGTTCCTCAAATGGGCGCAGCAATCGTTCCACAACTTCCGGGTGGTGCCGCCCAGCACCGGGATCGTGCATCAGGTGAACCTGGAGTATCTGGCGCGACTCGTGTTTCAAAGCGACCAGGATGGCGAGACGCTGCTGTACCCCGATACGGTGGTCGGCACCGACAGCCACACAACAATGGTGAACGGTCTCGGCGTGCTCGGCTGGGGCGTGGGGGGTATTGAAGCGGAAGCGGCAATGCTGGGGCAGCCGATGTCGATGCTGATACCCGACGTCGTGGGCGTGCGCCTGACAAGTGCACTGGCGGAAGGCTGCACGGCCACCGACCTGGTTCTGACGGTGACGCAGATTCTCCGATCCAAAGGCGTGGTCGGCAAGTTCGTTGAGTTCTTCGGTCCCGGGCTGGCCTCGCTGCCGCTGGCCGACAGGGCCACCATCGGCAACATGGCGCCGGAGTACGGCGCTACCTGCGGCTTCTTCCCAGCCGACAGCGTAACGCTCGAGTATCTGCGGTTTACTGGCCGCGATCGCCGGAACGTGGCGATTTGCGAGGCGTTCCTGAAGGAGCAGGGCCTCTTTCACGAATCCGATTCACCGGAAGCGAAGTATGCCGATGTGGTTAACCTCGACCTCGGGCAAATTGAACCCAGCATCGCCGGACCGCGGCGACCGCAAGATCGTATCGCTCTTGCGGCAGCTCACACCGCGTGGAACGAAGCGCTGCCCACGCTGGTGCCTACATCGCGGCCTCCCAGCGAGGGATGCGCCAAAGCCACGATATCTGTCGACGGCCAAAACGCAGAGATCACTGACGGTGTTATCGCTATTGCCGCCATAACCAGCTGCACGAATACTTCGAACCCATCGGTTATGATCGCGGCGGGCCTTGTTGCGCGAAATGCACACCAGAGAGGCATGACCGCACGGCCATGGGTAAAAACGTCGCTCGCGCCCGGTTCCCGAGTGGTTACACGCTACCTGGATGCGGCCGGGCTCACCGAGCATCTCGACGCAGTCGGCTTTGATACAGTTGGTTACGGCTGCACCACATGCATCGGCAACAGCGGCCCACTGCTTCCCGAGGTTTCTCGAGCCGTGACCGAACATGGGCTGGTAGCCTGTTCCGTGCTCTCCGGCAACCGCAATTTCGAGGGACGAATCCAGAGCGAGGTACGCGCCAACTACCTGATGTCGCCACCACTCGTGGTTGCGTATGCGCTGGCAGGGCGCATGGATATTGACCTTGTTGTCGACCCAATTGGCGTGGATCGGTCGGGCGCCAACGTCTATCTGCGTGATCTCTGGCCCAGCCAGCATGAGGTGCGCCAGGTACTGGACGAGGCATTGAGATCCGACATGTTCGTGCAGAACTACGCGGAAGTGTTCCGTGGCGACGAGCACTGGAACGCAATTGTGGCGCCAAAGAGCAGCATGTTCGCCTGGGATAAGGCGTCCACCTACGTCAAGTGCGCCCCCTACTTCGATGATATGCTGGCGGAAGCACCTGCCGAGGTTCCCGATATTGCCAACGCGCGAGTATTGGCAATGCTGGGCGCAAGCATCACCACTGACCATATCTCGCCCGCAGGATCAATCCGGGCCGACAGTCCGGCCGGCCAGTATCTGCTGGAGCACGCAGTCCCGCGCGAGATGTTCAATTCGTACGGCTCACGGCGAGGCAATCACGAGGTGATGGTTCGCGGTACGTTTGCCAACGTACGGCTTAGGAACCTGTTGGCGCCGGGATCCGAGGGTGGAGTGACGATCTACCTGCCATCGGGCGAGATGATGTCGATTTACGATGCTTCCGAGCGGTACCGGGCCGAAGGTACGCCGCTGGTTATTCTGGCCGGGGCTGAGTACGGGAGTGGATCCAGCCGAGACTGGGCGGCCAAGGGACCACACCTACAGGGAGTTCGCGCCATTATCGCCGAGAGCTACGAGCGAATCCACAGGTCGAACCTCGTCGGAATGGGCATTCTGCCGCTGCAGTATACAGATGGGCAAACCGCTCTGTCGTTGGGGCTCACGGGCCACGAAACGATTTCAATCACGGGCATTGGCAGCGCCATTTCCGGTAACGCACCGACGGTGCAGGTGGAAGCGACCCTGGATGGTCGGGCGCCGGCACGGTTCGAGACCCTGATGCGAATCGATACTCCGCGCGAGCGTGATTACTACAGGCATGGCGGCATCTTGCTGTACGTGCTCCGGCAACTGGCCCAAAACCCGTCGTGA
- a CDS encoding TMEM165/GDT1 family protein: MHGSLTHVGAAVTASFLASTVEFVEALTIVLAVGTVRGWKPALLGSFFGVLFLTVLVTLFGPALGRFPLPKLQLCIGVLLLLFGLRWLRKAVLRAAGLVGLHDEAAIYAKQTARLSGEKSRLRDRVDMVAVATTFKAVTLEGLEVVFIVIATGAAAGLLVPAACGAAAAGVMVIAAGVAVHKPLSRVPENTLKFAVGIILSSFGVFWIGEGRGFQWPGGDASLFALAGSLLCASFIGISLARHAAADRNSASASVTNEGGR, translated from the coding sequence ATGCATGGTTCGCTAACGCACGTCGGCGCGGCGGTTACAGCCTCATTTCTTGCCTCTACCGTAGAGTTTGTGGAAGCGCTGACCATTGTACTGGCGGTTGGAACCGTTCGTGGCTGGAAGCCGGCGCTGCTTGGTTCGTTCTTTGGCGTACTGTTCCTCACCGTGCTGGTGACACTGTTCGGTCCGGCGCTGGGCAGGTTTCCCCTCCCGAAGCTGCAACTCTGTATCGGTGTGCTGCTGCTGCTATTTGGTTTGAGGTGGCTTAGAAAAGCCGTACTGCGTGCGGCCGGCCTGGTCGGTCTCCACGATGAAGCTGCGATTTACGCAAAGCAGACGGCACGTTTGAGTGGCGAGAAAAGCCGGCTTCGCGACCGTGTAGATATGGTGGCCGTTGCCACAACATTCAAGGCAGTTACGCTGGAAGGGCTTGAAGTCGTGTTTATTGTTATAGCAACTGGAGCCGCAGCCGGGCTGTTAGTGCCGGCTGCCTGCGGCGCCGCGGCGGCCGGCGTGATGGTGATTGCCGCCGGGGTCGCCGTGCATAAGCCACTTTCGCGCGTGCCGGAGAACACGCTCAAGTTTGCCGTTGGTATTATCCTGTCGTCATTCGGCGTCTTCTGGATCGGTGAGGGCCGTGGCTTCCAGTGGCCCGGCGGCGATGCCTCGCTGTTCGCGTTGGCCGGCAGCCTCCTGTGCGCCTCATTCATCGGCATCTCGCTGGCCCGTCACGCGGCCGCAGACCGTAATTCTGCCTCGGCATCGGTCACGAACGAGGGCGGCCGGTGA
- a CDS encoding FeoB-associated Cys-rich membrane protein, translating into MWQNIVTALLVAAAALYVARTLYRMLRPLLDGKSNGCGCGSCQLARAAKAPRSRGVPISFRKH; encoded by the coding sequence ATGTGGCAAAACATCGTCACCGCATTGCTTGTAGCCGCCGCGGCGCTGTATGTCGCCCGCACTCTCTACCGGATGCTGCGCCCACTGCTTGACGGCAAGTCAAACGGTTGCGGCTGTGGTAGTTGTCAGTTAGCCCGCGCAGCAAAGGCGCCAAGGAGCCGCGGTGTACCCATCTCGTTTCGCAAACACTAG